The following coding sequences lie in one Mesorhizobium sp. NZP2298 genomic window:
- the glmS gene encoding glutamine--fructose-6-phosphate transaminase (isomerizing), giving the protein MCGIVGIVGHSQVAPLIVDALKRLEYRGYDSAGVATIEKGELGRRRAEGKLINLERRLKDDPLEGTIGIGHTRWATHGVPNETNAHPHFSDGVAIVHNGIIENFAELRDELIRDGYSFSSQTDTEVVAHLVARELARGRKPVEAAHQALKRLEGAFALAIMFKGDEDLIVGARNGPPLAVGHGDGEMFLGSDAIALAPFTNSITYLEDGDWAVVRRDSVAIFDIDGRQVERKRQQSLSTSFMVDKGNRRHFMEKEIHEQPEVISHTLAHYVDFVSGVSKPLDLPFDFAKIGRLAISACGTAYLAGLIGKYWFERYARLPVDIDVASEFRYREMPLSANDAAFFISQSGETADTLASLRYCRKAGMKIGAVVNVRESTMARESDVVLPTLAGPEIGVASTKAFTCQLSVLASLAVRAGVARGTISKDEEKTLVRALSEAPRYANQVLKLEEQIERIARDLSRYSDVLYLGRDTNFPLAMEGALKLKEISYIHAEGYAAGELKHGPIALIDENMPVIVIAPHDRIFEKTVSNMQEVAARGGKIILITDSKGAAQASVKTMETIILPDVPEIISPIIYALPIQMLAYFTAVFMGTDVDQPRNLAKSVTVE; this is encoded by the coding sequence ATGTGCGGTATCGTTGGAATCGTCGGCCACTCGCAGGTTGCGCCGCTCATCGTCGACGCGCTGAAGCGGCTCGAATATCGCGGTTATGACTCGGCCGGCGTGGCCACCATCGAGAAGGGTGAACTTGGCCGCCGGCGCGCCGAGGGCAAGCTGATCAACCTTGAACGCCGGCTCAAGGACGACCCGCTCGAGGGCACGATCGGCATCGGCCACACGCGCTGGGCGACGCATGGCGTGCCCAACGAGACCAATGCGCATCCGCATTTTTCCGACGGTGTCGCCATCGTCCACAACGGCATCATCGAGAATTTCGCCGAGCTGCGCGATGAGTTGATCCGCGACGGCTATTCCTTCTCCTCGCAGACCGACACCGAGGTCGTCGCGCATCTGGTGGCGCGCGAACTGGCCAGGGGGCGCAAGCCGGTCGAGGCGGCGCACCAGGCGCTGAAGCGGCTCGAAGGCGCCTTTGCGCTGGCCATCATGTTCAAGGGCGACGAAGACCTGATCGTCGGCGCCCGCAACGGCCCGCCACTCGCCGTCGGCCATGGCGACGGCGAGATGTTCCTGGGCTCCGACGCCATTGCGCTCGCGCCCTTCACCAATTCCATCACCTATCTCGAGGACGGCGACTGGGCGGTGGTGCGCCGCGACAGCGTCGCCATCTTCGACATTGACGGCAGACAAGTCGAGCGCAAGCGCCAGCAGTCGCTGTCGACCTCCTTCATGGTCGACAAGGGCAACCGGCGCCATTTCATGGAGAAGGAGATCCATGAGCAGCCCGAGGTGATCTCGCACACGCTGGCGCATTATGTCGATTTCGTCTCCGGCGTCTCCAAACCGCTCGACCTGCCGTTCGACTTCGCCAAGATCGGCCGGCTGGCGATCTCGGCCTGCGGCACCGCCTATCTCGCCGGCCTGATCGGCAAATACTGGTTCGAGCGCTATGCGCGGCTGCCGGTCGACATCGATGTCGCCTCGGAGTTCCGCTACCGCGAGATGCCGCTGTCGGCCAACGATGCCGCCTTCTTCATCTCGCAGTCGGGCGAGACCGCCGACACGCTGGCCTCGCTGCGCTACTGCCGCAAGGCCGGCATGAAGATCGGCGCCGTCGTCAATGTTCGGGAATCGACCATGGCGCGCGAATCCGATGTCGTGCTGCCGACACTGGCCGGACCGGAGATCGGCGTCGCCTCGACCAAGGCCTTCACCTGCCAGCTCTCGGTGCTGGCGTCGCTTGCGGTGCGGGCCGGCGTGGCACGCGGCACGATCTCGAAGGATGAGGAGAAAACCCTGGTGCGGGCGCTCTCGGAAGCGCCGCGCTATGCCAACCAGGTGCTCAAGCTCGAGGAGCAGATCGAGCGCATCGCGCGGGACCTGTCACGCTATTCCGATGTGCTCTATCTCGGCCGCGACACCAATTTCCCGCTGGCCATGGAAGGCGCGCTGAAGCTCAAGGAAATCTCCTACATCCACGCCGAAGGCTATGCGGCGGGCGAGCTGAAGCACGGGCCGATCGCGCTGATCGACGAGAACATGCCGGTCATCGTGATCGCGCCGCATGACCGCATCTTCGAGAAGACCGTGTCCAACATGCAGGAAGTGGCGGCGCGCGGCGGCAAGATCATCCTGATCACCGACAGCAAGGGGGCGGCACAGGCGAGCGTGAAGACGATGGAGACGATCATCCTGCCGGACGTGCCCGAAATCATCTCGCCGATCATCTATGCGCTGCCGATCCAGATGCTGGCCTATTTCACCGCCGTCTTCATGGGCACCGACGTCGACCAGCCCCGCAACCTGGCGAAATCGGTCACGGTGGAGTAG
- the mfd gene encoding transcription-repair coupling factor, with protein MSLIPTIGLPKGRAGQFIVDGVADGYEAFALVQTALEIAPDKPVLFVARDGQRLPAIIEALAFAAPGLPVLELPAWDCLPYDRVSPGSDAAAKRLDALTAMIALAKKPHRAVILTTANALLQRVPPADLVEAQTFHARPGNQIDMNALVSRLETSGFERVPTVRGIGEFAVRGGILDLFAPGWSEALRLDFFGDTLESIRVFDAATQRTTGQRKSMALQAMSEVALTPETISRFRRSYIEAFGAPQRDDGLYAAVSEGRRFAGMEHWLPFFYERLETVFDYLPDTPVVFDHLAHEALAERHTLILDHYEARKKQADAALKDAVPYKPVAPDLLYLSPENLIASLGPREAIDFTPFDAPDAGAKKVYHAGSRHGRSFVEERADPNVNVFDVVVRHIADERAARRRVVIAGWTEGSLDRLGQILAEHHLGNLKQVETLAEAEQLEPGQAALAVLPLESGFETEKLVVVAEQDILGDRLIRRSKRKKRASDFIAEASALSAGDIVVHADHGIGRFIGLRTIEAVGAPHDCLEIHYAGDDRLFLPVENIELLSRYGSDTAEATLDKLGGGAWQSRKAKLKRRLLDMAGQLIRIAAERQMRAAPALVPAEGLYDEFSARFPYEETDDQQSAIDSVRDDLGAGKPMDRLICGDVGFGKTEVALRAAFIAAMEGFQVAVVVPTTLLSRQHFKTFSQRFSGLPIRVAQASRLVGAKELAETKKALAEGQVDIVVGTHALLGSSISFKNLGLLIIDEEQHFGVKHKERLKDLKTDVHVLTLSATPIPRTLQLALTGVRELSLIATPPVDRMAVRTFISPFDPLVIRETLLRERYRGGHSFYVVPRISDLAEIHDFLKESVPELKVAVAHGQMPPGELDDIMNAFYDGQYDVLLSTTIVESGLDIPTANTLIIHRADMFGLSQLYQLRGRVGRSKVRAYALFTLPANRKLTDTAERRLKVLQSLDTLGAGFQLASHDLDIRGAGNLLGEEQSGHIKEVGFELYQQMLEEAVAEVKDSGEVQDGGWSPQIAVGTAVMIPESYVPDLQLRLALYRRLGDLENTEEIDAFGAELIDRFGPLPDEVKHLLKIVFIKALCRKANVEKLDAGPKGVVIHFRKREFSNPVGLVKFISEQGSLAKIRPDHSVVFTRDWPTAEKRLAGSAVVMTQLARLVEKAA; from the coding sequence ATGAGCCTCATTCCCACCATTGGTCTGCCGAAAGGCCGTGCCGGCCAGTTCATCGTCGACGGCGTCGCCGATGGCTATGAAGCCTTCGCGCTGGTGCAGACGGCCCTGGAAATCGCGCCCGACAAGCCGGTGCTGTTCGTGGCGCGCGACGGCCAGCGCCTGCCGGCGATCATCGAGGCGTTGGCCTTCGCGGCACCCGGCCTGCCGGTGCTGGAACTGCCGGCCTGGGATTGCCTGCCCTACGATCGCGTCTCGCCAGGTTCGGATGCCGCCGCCAAGCGCCTCGATGCGCTGACCGCGATGATCGCGCTGGCCAAGAAGCCACACCGCGCCGTCATCCTCACCACCGCCAATGCGTTGCTGCAGCGCGTTCCGCCGGCCGACCTTGTCGAGGCACAGACCTTTCACGCCAGGCCCGGCAACCAGATCGACATGAACGCACTGGTATCACGGCTGGAAACGTCAGGCTTCGAGCGCGTGCCAACGGTGCGCGGCATCGGCGAATTCGCGGTGCGCGGCGGCATTCTCGACCTGTTCGCTCCGGGCTGGAGCGAGGCGCTCAGATTGGATTTCTTCGGCGATACGCTGGAATCGATCCGCGTCTTCGACGCCGCCACGCAGCGCACCACCGGCCAGCGCAAGTCGATGGCATTGCAGGCGATGAGCGAAGTGGCATTGACGCCCGAAACCATCAGCCGCTTCCGCCGCTCCTACATCGAGGCCTTTGGCGCGCCGCAGCGCGACGACGGGCTTTACGCGGCGGTCAGCGAGGGCAGGCGCTTCGCCGGCATGGAGCACTGGCTGCCGTTCTTCTATGAACGGTTGGAGACTGTATTCGACTATCTGCCGGACACGCCGGTTGTCTTCGACCATCTGGCGCATGAGGCGTTGGCCGAACGCCACACGCTGATCCTCGACCACTATGAGGCGCGTAAGAAGCAGGCCGACGCTGCGCTGAAAGATGCGGTGCCCTACAAGCCAGTGGCGCCCGATCTGCTCTACCTGTCGCCGGAAAACCTGATCGCCTCGCTCGGACCGCGCGAAGCGATCGACTTCACGCCCTTTGATGCTCCGGATGCCGGTGCGAAAAAGGTGTATCACGCCGGCTCGCGCCATGGCCGTAGCTTCGTCGAGGAGCGCGCCGATCCGAACGTCAACGTGTTCGATGTGGTCGTCAGACACATCGCCGACGAACGCGCCGCGCGCCGCCGTGTCGTCATCGCCGGCTGGACCGAAGGCTCGCTCGACCGGCTTGGCCAGATCCTGGCCGAGCATCATCTCGGCAATCTCAAGCAAGTCGAGACGCTGGCGGAAGCCGAACAGCTCGAGCCGGGGCAGGCTGCTCTTGCCGTACTGCCGCTCGAATCCGGCTTCGAGACCGAGAAACTGGTCGTCGTCGCCGAACAGGATATTCTGGGCGACCGGCTGATCCGGCGTTCGAAGCGCAAGAAGCGCGCGTCCGACTTCATTGCCGAGGCCTCGGCCTTGTCTGCCGGCGATATCGTCGTCCACGCCGACCACGGCATTGGCCGCTTTATCGGCTTGCGCACCATCGAAGCGGTCGGTGCGCCGCATGATTGCCTCGAAATCCACTATGCCGGCGACGACCGGCTGTTCCTGCCGGTGGAGAACATCGAGCTTCTGTCGCGCTATGGCTCTGATACAGCCGAGGCGACGCTGGACAAGCTTGGCGGCGGTGCCTGGCAGTCGCGCAAGGCAAAGCTGAAGCGGCGCCTGCTCGACATGGCCGGGCAGCTGATCCGCATCGCCGCCGAGCGGCAGATGCGCGCCGCCCCGGCGTTGGTGCCGGCCGAAGGCCTCTATGACGAATTCTCAGCCCGTTTCCCCTATGAGGAAACCGACGACCAGCAGAGCGCGATCGATTCGGTGCGCGACGATCTTGGCGCCGGCAAGCCGATGGACCGGCTGATCTGCGGCGATGTCGGCTTCGGCAAGACCGAAGTGGCGCTGCGCGCCGCCTTTATCGCCGCCATGGAAGGGTTCCAGGTTGCGGTGGTGGTGCCGACGACGCTGTTGTCGCGCCAGCATTTCAAGACGTTTTCGCAGCGTTTCTCCGGCCTTCCCATCCGGGTCGCCCAGGCCTCGCGGCTGGTCGGCGCCAAGGAGCTGGCCGAAACGAAGAAGGCGCTGGCCGAGGGGCAGGTGGACATCGTTGTCGGCACCCATGCGCTGCTCGGATCCTCGATCTCGTTCAAGAATCTCGGCCTGCTGATCATCGATGAGGAGCAGCACTTCGGCGTCAAGCACAAGGAGCGGCTGAAGGACCTGAAGACCGATGTCCATGTGCTGACGCTGTCGGCGACGCCGATCCCGCGTACGCTGCAACTGGCGCTGACGGGCGTACGCGAACTGTCGCTGATCGCCACCCCGCCGGTCGACCGCATGGCGGTGCGCACCTTCATCTCACCCTTCGATCCGCTGGTCATTCGCGAGACGCTGCTGCGCGAGCGTTATCGCGGCGGGCATTCCTTCTATGTCGTTCCGCGCATCAGCGATCTCGCGGAAATCCATGATTTCCTGAAGGAATCTGTTCCCGAATTGAAGGTGGCGGTGGCTCATGGCCAGATGCCGCCGGGCGAACTCGACGATATCATGAACGCCTTCTACGACGGGCAATATGATGTGCTTCTGTCGACCACCATCGTCGAGTCCGGTCTCGACATACCGACCGCCAACACGCTGATCATCCATCGCGCCGACATGTTCGGCCTGTCGCAGCTCTACCAGTTGCGCGGCCGCGTCGGCCGTTCCAAGGTGCGCGCCTATGCGCTGTTCACACTGCCCGCCAACCGCAAGCTGACCGACACCGCCGAGCGCCGTCTGAAGGTGCTGCAGTCGCTCGACACGCTCGGCGCCGGCTTCCAGCTCGCCAGCCACGATCTCGATATCAGGGGCGCCGGCAATCTTCTGGGTGAAGAACAGTCCGGCCACATCAAGGAGGTCGGCTTCGAACTCTACCAGCAGATGCTGGAGGAGGCCGTCGCCGAGGTGAAGGATTCCGGCGAGGTCCAGGATGGCGGCTGGTCGCCGCAGATCGCCGTCGGCACGGCGGTGATGATCCCGGAAAGCTATGTGCCGGACCTGCAGCTCAGGCTGGCGCTCTACCGCCGTCTTGGCGATCTCGAAAACACCGAGGAGATCGACGCCTTTGGCGCCGAGCTCATCGACCGGTTCGGCCCGCTGCCGGACGAGGTGAAGCATCTCCTGAAGATCGTCTTCATCAAGGCGCTTTGCCGCAAGGCCAATGTCGAGAAGCTCGATGCCGGGCCGAAGGGCGTCGTCATCCATTTCCGCAAGCGCGAATTCTCCAACCCGGTCGGGCTGGTCAAGTTTATCAGCGAGCAGGGCTCGCTGGCCAAGATCCGGCCGGACCACAGCGTCGTCTTCACCCGCGACTGGCCAACGGCCGAAAAGCGTCTGGCGGGCTCGGCGGTGGTCATGACGCAACTGGCAAGGCTGGTCGAGAAGGCGGCATAG
- the glmU gene encoding bifunctional UDP-N-acetylglucosamine diphosphorylase/glucosamine-1-phosphate N-acetyltransferase GlmU, whose translation MSQRSCLSVILAAGEGTRMKSALPKVLHPIAGLPMVAHVVKAADAAGASSDAIVIGHGAEEMRKAVAKFSPKAETFVQDKRLGTAHAVLAAREAISRGYDDILVMFGDTPLIDAEALILARMKLAEGAAVAVIGFRTPNPNGYGRLVEKGGKLIAIREENDCSEAEKKISFCNAGMMAVAGAHALGLLDAVGNKNAKGEYYLTDIVEIAGAQGLDVVATEASFENALGINNRAELAQAEGIWQQRRRQEAMLSGVTLIAPETVYFSHDTEIGADTLVEPNVWFGPGVKIAGGARIHAFSHIEGATIAANCDVGPFARLRPGADLRQKAKVGNFCEVKQAVVEEGAKVNHLTYIGDARVGAGANIGAGTITCNYDGYSKFFTDIGEGAFVGSNSSLVAPVSIGKGGYIASGSVITESVPDDALAFGRARQKTIPGKGKELRERFASAAAAKKKAAGADH comes from the coding sequence ATGAGCCAGAGATCCTGCCTGTCTGTCATCCTCGCCGCTGGCGAAGGCACGCGCATGAAGAGCGCGTTGCCGAAGGTGCTGCATCCGATCGCCGGCCTGCCGATGGTCGCCCATGTGGTGAAGGCGGCCGACGCCGCTGGTGCCAGCAGCGATGCGATCGTCATCGGCCATGGCGCGGAAGAGATGCGCAAGGCGGTGGCGAAGTTCTCACCCAAGGCCGAGACCTTCGTGCAGGACAAACGCTTGGGTACGGCGCACGCCGTTCTTGCCGCCCGTGAAGCGATATCAAGGGGTTATGACGACATCCTGGTGATGTTCGGCGACACGCCGCTGATCGATGCGGAGGCTTTGATCCTGGCGCGGATGAAGCTCGCCGAAGGCGCGGCCGTCGCGGTGATCGGCTTCCGAACGCCCAATCCAAACGGCTATGGCAGGCTGGTCGAAAAAGGCGGCAAGCTGATCGCCATCCGCGAAGAGAACGACTGTTCCGAAGCGGAGAAGAAGATCAGCTTCTGCAATGCCGGCATGATGGCGGTCGCCGGCGCCCATGCGCTGGGGCTGCTCGACGCGGTCGGCAACAAGAATGCCAAGGGCGAGTATTATCTGACCGACATTGTCGAGATCGCGGGCGCGCAAGGTCTCGATGTCGTGGCCACCGAAGCCAGTTTCGAGAACGCGCTCGGCATCAACAACCGCGCCGAACTGGCGCAGGCCGAGGGCATCTGGCAACAGCGTCGACGCCAGGAGGCGATGCTGTCGGGCGTGACGCTGATCGCGCCGGAAACGGTCTATTTCTCGCACGACACCGAGATCGGCGCCGACACGCTGGTCGAACCCAACGTCTGGTTCGGCCCAGGCGTGAAGATCGCCGGCGGCGCCAGGATCCATGCCTTCAGCCATATCGAAGGCGCCACCATCGCGGCCAATTGCGATGTCGGGCCATTCGCTCGGCTGCGGCCAGGCGCCGATCTCAGGCAGAAGGCCAAGGTCGGCAATTTCTGCGAGGTCAAGCAGGCTGTTGTCGAGGAGGGCGCCAAGGTCAACCATTTGACCTATATCGGCGATGCCCGTGTCGGCGCGGGCGCCAATATCGGTGCCGGCACCATCACCTGCAACTATGACGGCTATTCGAAATTCTTCACCGACATCGGCGAGGGCGCCTTCGTCGGCTCGAACTCCTCGCTGGTGGCGCCGGTATCGATCGGCAAGGGCGGCTACATTGCGTCGGGCAGCGTCATCACTGAAAGCGTGCCCGACGACGCGCTGGCCTTCGGCCGCGCCCGCCAGAAGACCATTCCCGGCAAGGGCAAGGAATTGCGCGAGCGATTTGCCTCGGCCGCGGCGGCGAAGAAGAAGGCCGCTGGCGCCGATCATTAG
- a CDS encoding succinate dehydrogenase assembly factor 2: MTGTKRSSEGLDTHRRKLLFRSWHRGMREMDLILGTFADAEISALTDEEIDQYERLLDIPDTEFLPLITGERPIPADIDCAVLQKILASRRTMTF; encoded by the coding sequence ATGACCGGAACGAAACGATCAAGCGAGGGGCTGGACACCCACCGCCGCAAGCTCTTGTTCCGTTCCTGGCATCGCGGCATGCGCGAGATGGATCTGATCCTCGGCACGTTCGCCGACGCCGAGATCAGTGCCTTGACCGACGAGGAAATCGACCAATATGAGAGGCTCCTCGACATTCCCGACACCGAATTCCTGCCGTTGATCACCGGTGAACGGCCGATCCCGGCGGATATCGATTGCGCCGTCCTGCAAAAGATTCTGGCGTCCCGCCGGACCATGACATTCTGA
- a CDS encoding DUF502 domain-containing protein, producing MSDAPKTSGMTRLRNYFLTGFIVCAPLAITAYIAWSFIGWVDSWVKPYIPARYSPDTYLPFPVPGFGLIVALILITLIGFLAANIVGRAIVGFGERLLGRMPLVRGIYGSLKQIFETVLSNKGDMFRQVGLVEYPRKGVWSLVFVASEKETEINEKLDQEGDPLIAVFMPCTPNPTTGFLMYVPKSDIVLLDMTIEDGAKLIVSAGLVAPEVKTKLVTLNGEPINGTVANPPLGPHPARKSRTASSRPNK from the coding sequence ATGTCCGATGCTCCGAAGACCTCCGGCATGACCCGGCTGAGGAACTATTTCCTCACAGGCTTCATCGTCTGCGCACCCCTGGCGATCACCGCCTATATCGCCTGGTCGTTCATCGGCTGGGTCGATTCCTGGGTAAAGCCTTATATTCCGGCGCGTTATAGCCCCGACACCTATTTGCCGTTTCCTGTTCCGGGATTCGGGCTGATCGTCGCGCTGATCCTGATCACGCTGATCGGTTTCCTCGCCGCCAACATTGTCGGCCGCGCCATTGTCGGTTTCGGCGAGCGCCTGCTTGGCCGCATGCCGCTGGTACGCGGTATCTATGGCTCGCTGAAGCAGATCTTCGAGACCGTGCTGTCGAACAAGGGCGACATGTTCCGTCAGGTCGGACTGGTCGAATATCCCCGCAAGGGCGTGTGGTCGCTGGTCTTTGTCGCCAGCGAAAAAGAAACCGAGATCAATGAGAAGCTCGACCAGGAAGGCGATCCGCTGATCGCCGTGTTCATGCCTTGCACGCCGAATCCGACAACCGGATTCCTGATGTACGTGCCGAAGTCGGACATCGTGCTGCTCGACATGACGATCGAGGACGGCGCCAAGCTGATCGTCTCCGCCGGGCTGGTGGCGCCCGAGGTGAAGACGAAATTGGTGACGCTCAACGGCGAGCCGATCAATGGAACGGTCGCCAATCCGCCGCTAGGGCCTCATCCGGCGCGCAAGAGCCGCACCGCCTCGTCGCGGCCGAACAAGTAG
- the recG gene encoding ATP-dependent DNA helicase RecG, giving the protein MRPSILDPLFVPITSLAGVGPKVGALIEKVVAADLGDRAARAGDLLFVLPHTVIDRRSRPGIAGSAEGQIVTLDVRIDRHQPPPRGNRSVPYRVYAHDDTGEIGLTFFHAHAAYLEKAMPVGELVVVSGRMEWFNGRPTMVHPDHIALASEAENLPLVEPVYPLTAGLSGKVLRRAIGQALARLPELPEWQDGAFMRRHTFPTFADALIRIHNPADPIDVSIDGAAWRRLAYDELLAGQVSLALVRAKIRRLSGRPLVGDGRIVEKLRAALPYSLTTSQEFALGEINADLADPERMLRLLQGDVGSGKTVVALLAMARAVEAGGQAALMAPTEILARQHLATIAPLAAKVGLRIAILTGREKGRERTETLAGLASGEIDIVVGTHALFQETVTFHDLVLAVIDEQHRFGVHQRLAITAKGDAPDMLVMTATPIPRTLVLTAFGDMDVSKLTEKPAGRQPIRTVTLPLERLDELVGRMEDAVAGGQKIYWICPLVEESEEIKLMSAEDRFASLKPLFGDRIGLVHGRMKGAEKDEAMRAFKEGETRILIATTVIEVGVDVPDATVMVIEHAERFGLAQLHQLRGRVGRGDKPSSCVLLYKDPLGETAKRRLSVMRETEDGFLIAEEDLKLRGEGELLGTRQSGTPGFQVARIEAHADLLEAARDDARLILSRDPELQSDRGEALRLLLYLFGRDEAVRLLRAG; this is encoded by the coding sequence ATGCGTCCTTCCATCCTCGATCCGCTGTTCGTCCCGATCACTTCGCTTGCCGGCGTCGGGCCGAAGGTTGGCGCGCTGATCGAGAAGGTCGTCGCCGCTGATCTTGGCGATCGCGCGGCCCGCGCTGGCGACCTTCTGTTCGTGCTGCCGCATACCGTCATCGACCGCCGCAGCCGGCCGGGGATCGCAGGGTCCGCGGAAGGCCAGATCGTCACGCTCGACGTGCGCATCGACCGCCACCAGCCGCCGCCGCGCGGCAACAGGTCGGTGCCCTACAGGGTCTACGCCCATGACGATACCGGCGAAATCGGCCTGACCTTTTTCCATGCGCACGCCGCCTACCTCGAAAAGGCGATGCCTGTCGGCGAGCTTGTCGTGGTCTCGGGCCGCATGGAATGGTTCAATGGCCGCCCGACCATGGTCCACCCCGACCATATCGCGCTGGCCAGCGAGGCGGAAAACCTGCCGCTGGTCGAACCGGTCTATCCGCTGACCGCGGGGCTTTCGGGCAAGGTGCTGCGCCGGGCGATCGGCCAGGCGCTGGCGCGCTTGCCCGAATTACCGGAATGGCAGGACGGCGCCTTCATGCGCCGGCACACCTTTCCCACCTTTGCCGATGCGCTCATCCGTATCCACAATCCAGCAGACCCGATCGACGTTTCCATCGACGGCGCTGCCTGGCGGCGTCTTGCCTATGACGAGTTGCTGGCGGGCCAGGTCTCGCTGGCGCTGGTGCGGGCAAAGATCCGCCGTCTGTCTGGGCGCCCCCTGGTCGGCGACGGCCGCATCGTCGAGAAATTGCGTGCGGCCCTTCCCTATTCATTGACCACAAGCCAGGAATTCGCGCTCGGCGAAATCAATGCAGACCTTGCCGACCCCGAGCGCATGCTGCGGCTTCTGCAGGGCGATGTCGGTTCGGGCAAGACGGTGGTCGCTCTGCTTGCCATGGCGCGCGCCGTCGAGGCGGGCGGCCAGGCGGCACTGATGGCGCCGACCGAAATCCTGGCGCGCCAGCATCTGGCGACGATCGCGCCACTTGCCGCCAAGGTCGGGCTGCGCATCGCCATCCTCACCGGCCGCGAGAAGGGCCGCGAACGCACCGAAACGCTGGCTGGTCTGGCGAGCGGCGAGATCGATATCGTCGTCGGCACCCATGCGCTGTTCCAGGAGACGGTCACCTTCCACGACCTGGTCCTTGCCGTGATCGACGAACAGCATCGCTTTGGCGTTCACCAACGGCTCGCCATCACCGCCAAGGGCGATGCGCCCGACATGCTGGTGATGACCGCGACGCCTATCCCGCGCACGCTGGTGCTGACCGCCTTCGGCGACATGGATGTCTCGAAGCTGACGGAAAAACCGGCCGGCCGCCAGCCGATCCGCACAGTCACGCTGCCGCTTGAGCGTCTCGACGAACTGGTCGGGCGCATGGAGGACGCGGTCGCCGGTGGCCAGAAGATCTACTGGATCTGCCCGTTGGTGGAAGAATCGGAAGAGATCAAGCTGATGTCGGCCGAGGATCGCTTCGCTTCGCTGAAGCCGCTGTTCGGCGACCGCATCGGCCTCGTCCATGGCCGCATGAAGGGCGCCGAGAAGGATGAGGCCATGCGTGCCTTCAAGGAGGGCGAGACCCGCATCCTGATCGCCACCACGGTCATCGAGGTCGGTGTCGACGTGCCGGACGCCACCGTCATGGTGATCGAGCATGCAGAACGCTTTGGCCTTGCGCAGTTGCACCAGTTGCGCGGCCGCGTCGGGCGCGGCGACAAGCCCTCCTCCTGCGTGCTGCTCTACAAGGATCCGCTCGGCGAGACCGCAAAACGCCGGCTGTCGGTGATGCGCGAGACCGAGGACGGCTTTTTGATCGCCGAGGAAGATCTGAAATTGCGCGGCGAAGGCGAGCTTTTGGGGACCCGCCAGTCCGGCACGCCGGGGTTCCAGGTGGCGCGGATAGAGGCGCATGCCGATCTGCTGGAAGCCGCCCGCGATGATGCGAGGCTGATCCTGTCGCGCGATCCGGAGCTGCAATCCGACCGCGGTGAGGCGTTGCGCCTGCTGCTCTACTTGTTCGGCCGCGACGAGGCGGTGCGGCTCTTGCGCGCCGGATGA